The window TGAGAAGATTTATGATTCATTGCGGTCAAAATCAAGTACTATTATTATCCGTCATGATGATTATTATAAGGACCAATCTCATATGCCGATGGAAGAACGGGTGTTAACTAACTATGATCATCCTTTTTCTTTGGATAATGGGTTATTAATTGAACATTTAAAGTTATTGTTGGAAAATAAAGCTATCAATAAACCGATTTATGATTTTAAGGAACATACTCGGAGTCAAGACTGTGAGATAATTGAACCGGTGGAAATTATTATTTTGGAGGGCATTTTGGTTCTTGAAGATAAGGGTCTGCGGGAACTTATGGATATAAAATTATATGTTGATACTGAACATGATATTCGCTTTATTAGACGGCTTTTGCGCGATATGAATGAACGTGGTCGTTCATTAGATTCAGTGGTTACACAATATGAAACAACCGTCCGGCCAATGCATATGCAATTCGTTGAGCCGTCAAAGCGATTTGCTGATTTAATCATTCCGGATGGTGGCGAAAATATGGTTGCTGTTGATTTATTGGTAACAAAAATAAATAGTACCATTTCTGAGTGAAATCAGGTATAATATAATAGTTATGTATTTTTAAAAGGGAGTGTTTTTTGTGGTTGATAACAAAAAATATCAAATGACATTAGAAGGTAAAAAGTTGCTCGAGGAAGAGCTTGATAATTTAATAACGGTTCGCCGTAAAGAAGTCATTGAAAAAATTCAAATTGCTCGTAGTTTTGGTGATTTATCAGAGAACTCTGAATATGATGCAGCGCGTGATGAGCAAGCTGCTGTTGAATCACGTATTTCAGCAATTGAAAATATGCTGAAAAATGCTGAAATAATTGAAACGGTTGAAGAAACCGGAGCAGTTGTTTTCGGTTGTAAAGTTACTTTTAAAGAATTGCCAAAAGGGAATAAGGAAACTTACAAAATCGTTGGTAGTGCTGAAGCTAATCCTTTAGAGGGTAAAATCTCAAGCGATTCACCGATAGCGGTAGCGCTAATCGGTAAACGCAAAGGTGATAAAGTAACTGTTGTATTACCAAATAAGAAAGAAATTGAAGTTGAGATTTTAGCAATTGACTAATTAAGGAGCAATTATATGGCTATTGGAATCATTGGTGCAATGGAAGAAGAAATTACTTACTTTCTTGAAGCTTTAGGTGAATATAAATCCTATACGTTTGCTGACCGCACTTTTTATCAAGGTGAGTTAAGCAACCACGATGTTGTTGTTGCTTTAAGCGGTATTGGTAAAGTTAATGCTGCGGTAACAACAACGTTATTGCTCACGCACTTTGATATTACTCATGTATTTAATACCGGTAGTGCTGGTGGTGCAGACAAGGAGTTGAATGTTGGTGATATCATACTAGCTACTGAATGTTTCTACCATGATGTTGATGTTCGTGCTTTTGGTTATGAACATGGCCAGGTTCCGCAAATGCCAGTTACTTTTGAAAATGATAGTCAGTTATTAAGTTTGGCCACTCAAGCACTTGAGAATAGTCATCTGGCTTTTGTTGCCGGAACTGTTGCTACGGGTGATAGTTTTATTGCTAAGCTAGAACAGATTGAAGTTATTAAGCAGGCGTTTCCGAAAACGGCTGCGGTTGAAATGGAAGCTTGCAGTGTGGCACAAGTTTGCTATCAGTTCGATATTCCTTTTTTGGTTATTCGCTCAATTAGTGATATTGCAGGAATTGAGTCGCACATTTCTTTTAAAGATTATTTAGATCAGGCAGCAAAAAATGCAACTTTAATGTTAAAAGAAACACTTCAATTATTATAATTTTTTCTAAACCTCGCAGCTTTTCAGCTTGAGGTTTATCCTATTTTTGAAAGGAATTATCTATGTTTAGAAATTTTCGTGCCGATTATCGGTATCCATCAATTTACCAGATACCACTTGAAACAATAAGCAGTGATGGCGTTAAATATATTTTTACTGATTTAGATAATACTTTAGTTGCTGATGGAGCAGTAGAAACTGATTTTCAATTAAGTAACTGGCTGGCCCAAACAAAGCTATTAGGTTTAGAAGTTGTTATAATTTCAAATAATAAGAGTGAGCAAAGGGTTGCTGATTTCGCGAACCCTAATAACTTGGCTTACCGGTATCGCTCCGGGAAGCCAAGTCCAGATGTTTTCTATGAAATGATGGATAAATACGATATTGAGGTTGAGGAAGCAATAATGATTGGTGATCGGATTACTACAGATATTTTCGGTGCCAATCGTGCCGGACTGACAACTATTTTGGTTGAACCGGTTGATCCTAAAGAGCCTTTTGGTATTCGTTGTATGCGGATTATTGAAAATATTTTAGCTAAGTTAACTAAGGAGGACGTTTGATGGAACAATTACATTGTCATGGATGTGGCGTATTGTTACAAAGTACAGATCCGGAAAGCCGGGGATATATTCCGGAAATGAAAGATACCGGAAAACCATTATATTGTAAGCGTTGTTTTTCGATTCGCCATTATAATAAGCTAACTAAGGTTGATATTGATGATAATGACTTTCGTAAAATGCTTCATACAATTGGAGAAACCGATAATCTTGTTGTTACTTTAGTTGATGCGCTTGATTTTAATGGGACTTGGGTTAATGGTCTGGAACGTTATGTAAATGGCAACCCAATTCATGTTTTAGTTAATAAGGTTGATTTATTACCGCAGTCTTTAAAGCCAGTTAAAATTGAACATTGGATTCGTCGACGTTTAAAAGCTATTGGTATTAAAGTTGCCGGGGTTCAATTGATTAGTGCTGAAAAAAAGCATGGTATTGATGAGGCCGTCAACGAAATTAATCGATTGCGAAAAGGTCGTAATGTTTATATTGTTGGAACAACAAATGTTGGTAAGTCTACGTTTATAAATGCTTTGTTGCAGTCATATGGTGAACAAATTGCTGATCCGATTACGACTTCATATTTTCCCGGAACTACTTTAGATTTTATTGAGATTGCTCTGGATGATAATACGAGTTTATTTGATACCCCTGGTATTATTCAACCAGGTCAGTTGACACATTATTTGGAGTATACTGATTTTAAGTATATTATTCCTAAAAAAGAGTTGAAGGCTGTTGGTTTTCAACTTAAAAGTAATCAAAGTTTATATGTTGGCAGTTGTGCTCAATTCGATATTTTTACTGAGGAACCAATAAGTGTTACAACTTTTTATAACAATACCATAAAAATTCATCGCGGCAAGCAAGAGAAGAGTCAGGAATTTTATGAACAACATAAGGGAGAATTGTTACAACCAATTCAGTCACCTTTACCAGAAAACTTTAATCATCGTAAGCGTTATGAATTACGCACAAATCATGATAAAAC of the Culicoidibacter larvae genome contains:
- the greA gene encoding transcription elongation factor GreA, yielding MVDNKKYQMTLEGKKLLEEELDNLITVRRKEVIEKIQIARSFGDLSENSEYDAARDEQAAVESRISAIENMLKNAEIIETVEETGAVVFGCKVTFKELPKGNKETYKIVGSAEANPLEGKISSDSPIAVALIGKRKGDKVTVVLPNKKEIEVEILAID
- a CDS encoding 5'-methylthioadenosine/adenosylhomocysteine nucleosidase translates to MAIGIIGAMEEEITYFLEALGEYKSYTFADRTFYQGELSNHDVVVALSGIGKVNAAVTTTLLLTHFDITHVFNTGSAGGADKELNVGDIILATECFYHDVDVRAFGYEHGQVPQMPVTFENDSQLLSLATQALENSHLAFVAGTVATGDSFIAKLEQIEVIKQAFPKTAAVEMEACSVAQVCYQFDIPFLVIRSISDIAGIESHISFKDYLDQAAKNATLMLKETLQLL
- the udk gene encoding uridine kinase — its product is MNKPLIIGIAGGSASGKTTVAEKIYDSLRSKSSTIIIRHDDYYKDQSHMPMEERVLTNYDHPFSLDNGLLIEHLKLLLENKAINKPIYDFKEHTRSQDCEIIEPVEIIILEGILVLEDKGLRELMDIKLYVDTEHDIRFIRRLLRDMNERGRSLDSVVTQYETTVRPMHMQFVEPSKRFADLIIPDGGENMVAVDLLVTKINSTISE
- the yqeH gene encoding ribosome biogenesis GTPase YqeH; protein product: MEQLHCHGCGVLLQSTDPESRGYIPEMKDTGKPLYCKRCFSIRHYNKLTKVDIDDNDFRKMLHTIGETDNLVVTLVDALDFNGTWVNGLERYVNGNPIHVLVNKVDLLPQSLKPVKIEHWIRRRLKAIGIKVAGVQLISAEKKHGIDEAVNEINRLRKGRNVYIVGTTNVGKSTFINALLQSYGEQIADPITTSYFPGTTLDFIEIALDDNTSLFDTPGIIQPGQLTHYLEYTDFKYIIPKKELKAVGFQLKSNQSLYVGSCAQFDIFTEEPISVTTFYNNTIKIHRGKQEKSQEFYEQHKGELLQPIQSPLPENFNHRKRYELRTNHDKTSIYVSGLGWTTIHAKNIDVSVYVPDGVDVYMVEALI
- a CDS encoding YqeG family HAD IIIA-type phosphatase, with the protein product MFRNFRADYRYPSIYQIPLETISSDGVKYIFTDLDNTLVADGAVETDFQLSNWLAQTKLLGLEVVIISNNKSEQRVADFANPNNLAYRYRSGKPSPDVFYEMMDKYDIEVEEAIMIGDRITTDIFGANRAGLTTILVEPVDPKEPFGIRCMRIIENILAKLTKEDV